In one window of Chryseobacterium sp. JV274 DNA:
- the rsfS gene encoding ribosome silencing factor, whose translation MNKTAEKQALIDKIVEAIQDVKGEDIMIFDLSNIENSVAETFVICSGNSNTQVAALAGSVEKKVRNELQDRPWHVEGTENAMWVLVDYVSVVVHIFQKDVREYYDIEELWGDAVITKIENE comes from the coding sequence ATGAATAAAACAGCAGAAAAACAAGCGTTAATAGATAAAATCGTTGAAGCTATCCAGGATGTAAAAGGAGAAGATATTATGATCTTCGATCTTTCCAACATCGAAAACTCCGTAGCAGAAACGTTCGTGATATGTAGTGGAAACTCAAATACACAGGTGGCTGCATTGGCAGGAAGTGTTGAGAAGAAAGTAAGAAACGAACTGCAGGACAGACCTTGGCACGTAGAAGGTACTGAAAATGCAATGTGGGTATTGGTAGATTACGTTTCAGTGGTGGTTCATATATTCCAAAAAGATGTACGTGAGTACTACGATATAGAAGAGCTTTGGGGTGACGCAGTCATTACCAAAATTGAAAATGAATAA
- a CDS encoding DUF4296 domain-containing protein, translating to MKKLIFIFVLLGMFSCSDYIDKPKNLIDKGVMAEIIADLAINDQAIFVYPDKNMEAGTRAVLKSHKVKSDDFVESFKYYVIKEEMDGITNDAQEILLKKDPKADKYVKDKLKQNGAVIPLVR from the coding sequence ATGAAAAAGCTGATCTTTATTTTCGTTTTGCTGGGCATGTTTTCGTGCAGCGATTATATTGATAAGCCTAAAAATCTGATCGATAAAGGCGTAATGGCAGAAATCATTGCAGATCTTGCGATCAATGATCAGGCGATCTTTGTATATCCTGACAAAAATATGGAAGCCGGTACAAGAGCTGTCCTGAAGTCACATAAAGTAAAATCTGACGACTTTGTAGAAAGCTTCAAATATTATGTGATCAAAGAAGAAATGGATGGGATTACCAATGATGCACAGGAAATACTGCTGAAAAAAGATCCCAAAGCAGATAAATACGTAAAGGATAAACTGAAACAAAACGGGGCTGTAATACCTTTGGTAAGGTAA
- a CDS encoding uroporphyrinogen-III synthase: protein MRIKSILVSQPAPSESSPYLDIAKKEKIKIDFRPFIHVEGVDNKELRTQKIDLTQYTGIIFTSKNAIDHYFRLAEELRFAVPDTMRYICQSEAIANYLQKHIVYRKRKISFGEKNFSDLLPLFKKFPTEKYLLPSSDVLSPDIVKTMDASNADWTRAIMYRTVCSDLTDINIKDYDMLIFFSPQGIKSLQQNFPGFKQDETKIGVFGNTTLAAAEEAGLTVDLMAPTKETPSMTMALEKYIKALHK, encoded by the coding sequence ATGAGAATAAAGTCTATATTGGTTTCTCAACCAGCGCCTAGTGAGTCTTCTCCATATTTGGATATAGCAAAGAAGGAAAAAATAAAGATTGATTTCCGTCCATTTATCCACGTTGAAGGGGTTGACAATAAAGAGCTCAGAACACAGAAAATAGATCTGACGCAGTATACCGGTATTATTTTTACCAGTAAAAATGCGATTGACCATTACTTCAGACTTGCGGAAGAACTTCGTTTTGCCGTTCCGGATACAATGAGATATATCTGCCAGTCGGAAGCAATTGCCAACTACCTTCAAAAGCATATTGTGTACAGAAAAAGAAAAATCAGCTTTGGGGAGAAAAACTTCTCAGATCTGCTTCCTCTTTTCAAAAAATTCCCAACTGAAAAATATCTGCTGCCATCTTCAGATGTTTTGAGTCCGGATATTGTGAAAACCATGGATGCATCTAATGCAGACTGGACAAGAGCAATCATGTACCGTACCGTATGCAGCGACCTTACAGATATCAACATTAAAGATTATGACATGTTGATCTTCTTTAGTCCGCAAGGAATCAAATCGCTACAACAAAACTTCCCTGGCTTCAAACAGGATGAAACCAAGATTGGTGTTTTCGGAAACACGACTTTGGCTGCCGCAGAAGAAGCTGGATTAACAGTAGATTTAATGGCACCTACGAAGGAAACTCCTTCCATGACAATGGCCCTTGAAAAGTACATTAAAGCACTTCATAAATAG
- a CDS encoding polyprenol monophosphomannose synthase, which translates to MKKLVIIPTYNEKENIENIISAVFALEDDFHILVVDDTSPDGTAEVVKEMQKKHPHYLHLSIRHVKDGLGKAYIHGFKWAIENKYDYIFEMDADFSHNPSDLPKLFEACRNADMAIGSRYSKGVNVVNWPMGRVLLSYFASKYVRFVLGLPIHDTTAGFVCFSRNVLEEIGLDNVRLKGYGFQIEMKFRAFKKGFRIVEVPIIFTNRILGESKMNGGIIHEAVFGVLNLKWKSIINRL; encoded by the coding sequence ATGAAAAAACTCGTTATTATCCCCACATACAACGAAAAGGAAAATATTGAAAATATTATTTCCGCGGTTTTTGCATTGGAGGACGACTTTCATATCTTAGTTGTAGATGATACTTCCCCGGATGGAACAGCCGAGGTTGTAAAAGAAATGCAGAAGAAACATCCGCATTATTTGCATCTTTCAATAAGACATGTAAAAGACGGGTTGGGAAAGGCATATATTCATGGATTTAAATGGGCTATTGAAAATAAATATGATTATATTTTTGAGATGGATGCCGATTTTTCTCATAATCCTAGCGATCTGCCAAAATTGTTTGAAGCATGCAGGAATGCAGACATGGCCATAGGTTCCCGTTACTCAAAAGGAGTGAATGTGGTCAACTGGCCGATGGGAAGAGTACTGCTTTCTTATTTTGCATCAAAATATGTAAGATTTGTATTGGGACTTCCTATTCATGATACTACAGCAGGATTTGTCTGTTTTTCAAGAAATGTATTGGAAGAAATAGGATTGGATAATGTAAGGCTGAAAGGTTACGGGTTTCAGATAGAAATGAAATTCAGAGCCTTTAAAAAAGGGTTCAGAATTGTAGAAGTTCCTATTATATTTACCAACAGAATTTTAGGAGAAAGCAAAATGAACGGTGGAATTATCCATGAGGCCGTTTTTGGAGTGTTAAATCTAAAGTGGAAATCAATCATCAATAGACTATGA
- a CDS encoding biotin--[acetyl-CoA-carboxylase] ligase — translation MSQLFYLKECSSTNDEIAKFLLYGDSNFIGLHTFNQTKGRGQYGNVWTQTAGKNLAYTLAVNIQNILCSDFMFNYYTAMIIRDFLAKLSDSEVKIKWPNDIILKGKKIVGILIEKKKINQNNYFIIGAGINILQDKFDEISNAGSLLTQTGMQFDLEEVSLNLHEYLSEKLKNIPSDQEILDGFNANLFRKDLISVFEIEKERQNGIIRNADEKGELWIELEDGIRSFYHKEIKLLY, via the coding sequence ATGAGCCAACTCTTCTATCTGAAAGAATGTTCTTCTACTAATGACGAAATAGCAAAGTTTTTACTTTACGGAGATTCAAATTTTATAGGGCTTCATACTTTTAATCAAACTAAAGGCCGTGGTCAGTATGGAAATGTTTGGACTCAGACTGCCGGAAAAAACCTGGCTTATACGCTGGCAGTGAATATTCAGAACATCCTTTGCTCCGACTTTATGTTCAATTATTATACCGCAATGATTATCCGGGATTTCCTTGCCAAATTGTCTGACTCTGAGGTAAAAATCAAATGGCCGAATGATATTATCCTTAAAGGTAAAAAAATCGTTGGAATTTTAATAGAAAAGAAAAAAATTAATCAAAATAATTATTTCATCATCGGAGCAGGAATTAATATCCTTCAGGACAAATTTGATGAAATATCCAATGCAGGATCCCTCCTGACGCAGACAGGCATGCAATTTGATCTGGAAGAAGTTTCATTAAATCTTCATGAATATTTGTCTGAGAAACTGAAAAACATTCCTTCTGATCAGGAAATTCTGGATGGATTCAATGCAAACCTTTTCAGAAAAGACCTGATCTCTGTCTTTGAAATTGAAAAAGAGCGACAAAATGGCATCATCCGAAATGCAGACGAAAAGGGTGAACTCTGGATTGAACTGGAAGACGGAATACGTTCCTTTTATCACAAGGAAATAAAACTACTTTACTGA
- the ftsH gene encoding ATP-dependent zinc metalloprotease FtsH, which produces MNNKGFNWFFPIAIIALLLFFGSNFLGGDAAKSIDEDGFFREMQAGKVQNIIIYKDIEKADVFLTKEAKSAMVSKAGKENNPLSAFEMAPKADFSVKYGDLQLFLQKFEQVKASNPVIKTTKDYGTGKSALMDILVPALVWISILGLFYFLLFRKMGGGGGPGGQIFSIGKSKAKLFDEKERIQVTFKDVAGLEGAKEEVQEVVDFLKNSEKYTKLGGKIPKGVLLVGPPGTGKTLLAKAVAGEAKVPFFSLSGSDFVEMFVGVGASRVRDLFAQAKAKSPAIIFIDEIDAIGRARGKNNFSGGNDERENTLNQLLTEMDGFGTDVNVIVMAATNRADILDKALMRAGRFDRSIYVDLPELHERRQIFDVHLKKIKLDDNVDRDFLAKQTPGFSGADIANVCNEAALIAARYNHTSVTKQDFLDAVDRIIGGLEKKNMAIKPSEKRRVAYHEAGHATISWLVEHASPLLKVTIVPRGRSLGAAWYLPEERQLTTTEQMLDEMCATLGGRAAEQVIFNNISTGALSDLETVTKRAQAMVTIYGLSPNIGNISYYDSSGQSEYSFGKPYSEETATKIDAEIKLIIENQYERAVRILEENKDKLDALANKLLEKEVIFREDLEDIFGKRAWDPELTEKPVTNTIPEKDQPVVVETPQIKEKEEESEIQAPESPTQL; this is translated from the coding sequence ATGAATAATAAAGGATTCAACTGGTTCTTTCCAATTGCAATCATAGCTCTTTTGCTATTTTTTGGCTCCAATTTCCTTGGAGGTGATGCAGCAAAATCTATTGATGAAGATGGTTTCTTTAGAGAAATGCAGGCAGGGAAAGTTCAGAATATAATTATATACAAAGACATAGAGAAAGCTGATGTTTTCCTAACAAAAGAAGCAAAATCAGCAATGGTTTCCAAAGCTGGTAAAGAAAACAACCCTCTTTCTGCCTTCGAAATGGCTCCTAAAGCAGATTTTTCTGTAAAATACGGAGACCTTCAACTTTTCCTTCAGAAATTTGAACAGGTCAAAGCCAGCAATCCGGTTATTAAAACAACTAAAGATTACGGAACAGGGAAAAGCGCACTAATGGATATTTTAGTTCCTGCGCTGGTTTGGATTTCCATTCTGGGGTTATTCTACTTCCTTCTTTTCAGAAAGATGGGCGGAGGTGGAGGTCCTGGTGGACAAATCTTCTCTATCGGTAAATCTAAAGCGAAGCTTTTCGACGAAAAAGAAAGAATTCAGGTAACATTTAAAGATGTTGCAGGATTGGAAGGAGCTAAAGAAGAAGTTCAGGAAGTTGTAGATTTCTTGAAGAACTCTGAAAAATATACAAAACTGGGAGGTAAAATTCCTAAAGGAGTCCTTTTAGTAGGCCCTCCGGGAACCGGTAAAACATTATTGGCAAAAGCCGTTGCAGGTGAAGCTAAAGTTCCGTTCTTCTCACTTTCTGGTTCAGACTTCGTTGAAATGTTTGTTGGGGTAGGAGCTTCCAGAGTAAGAGACCTTTTTGCTCAGGCTAAAGCAAAATCTCCGGCGATCATCTTTATTGACGAGATTGATGCTATCGGACGTGCAAGAGGAAAAAATAACTTCTCTGGCGGAAACGATGAAAGAGAAAATACATTGAACCAGCTTCTTACCGAAATGGACGGTTTCGGAACAGATGTCAATGTTATTGTAATGGCGGCTACCAACAGAGCGGATATTCTTGATAAAGCATTAATGAGAGCAGGTCGTTTTGACCGTTCTATCTATGTAGATCTTCCGGAACTTCACGAAAGAAGACAGATTTTCGATGTTCACTTGAAAAAAATCAAGCTTGATGATAATGTAGATAGAGATTTCTTAGCAAAACAAACTCCTGGATTCAGTGGGGCAGATATTGCTAATGTTTGTAATGAAGCAGCATTAATCGCAGCAAGATATAACCATACTTCTGTTACAAAACAGGACTTCCTGGATGCGGTAGACAGAATTATCGGTGGACTTGAGAAGAAAAATATGGCCATCAAGCCATCTGAAAAGAGAAGAGTTGCTTATCATGAAGCAGGTCACGCTACAATCTCCTGGTTGGTAGAACATGCATCACCACTTTTAAAAGTAACGATTGTTCCAAGAGGTCGTTCTTTAGGGGCAGCATGGTATCTTCCGGAAGAAAGACAGCTTACCACTACTGAGCAGATGTTGGACGAAATGTGTGCAACATTGGGAGGTAGAGCTGCAGAGCAGGTGATCTTCAATAATATCTCTACAGGAGCACTTTCTGATCTGGAAACAGTAACGAAGAGAGCTCAGGCAATGGTGACAATCTATGGATTAAGCCCGAACATTGGTAATATTTCTTATTATGACAGTTCAGGACAGTCTGAATACTCATTCGGAAAGCCTTATTCTGAAGAAACAGCTACCAAAATTGATGCAGAGATCAAATTGATTATCGAAAATCAGTACGAAAGAGCAGTAAGAATTCTTGAGGAAAATAAAGATAAACTGGATGCTCTGGCAAATAAATTGTTAGAAAAAGAAGTGATCTTCCGTGAAGACTTAGAAGATATCTTCGGAAAAAGAGCATGGGATCCTGAATTGACAGAGAAACCTGTTACCAATACTATTCCTGAAAAAGATCAGCCGGTAGTAGTGGAAACACCTCAGATCAAAGAAAAAGAAGAAGAAAGCGAAATACAGGCTCCAGAAAGCCCAACACAGCTTTAA
- a CDS encoding LptF/LptG family permease: MLNIVDRYIIKKYLGTFSFMLVLLSIVVLVIDVQQKIPRIENAKAIDPKLDLTYFLIHFYPFWIINLVVTFLSILVFISVIYFTSRMANNTEIVAIISSGASFHRFSKPYLVTSIFIGLIALVVYHMVLPWANIKKNELEAYTYNAANKEKILGTAPASSQLSKTEYIFVDSWNKREKRGSSFVYQKYDKDRKMTYELKASEVYWDKAKKQFVLNNYLEKTINKDNTEKLGNGIELRKNYGHSPEELFPNELLGQNKTTPELLKFIEREKARGNSNLNSYLNELHQRTSMPVSIIILTFLALSLSSQKKRGGLGINLAIGISLAFIFVFSFEALKVVSENKSLSPAVAMWLPNMVFLPLTLYLYIKRANQ, encoded by the coding sequence ATGCTTAACATTGTAGACAGATATATCATTAAAAAATACCTTGGAACTTTTAGTTTTATGTTGGTATTATTGTCTATAGTCGTATTGGTAATTGATGTTCAGCAGAAGATTCCAAGAATAGAAAATGCCAAGGCCATTGATCCGAAACTGGATCTGACCTATTTTCTTATCCACTTTTATCCCTTCTGGATTATCAATCTTGTGGTTACCTTCCTTTCCATTCTGGTGTTTATTTCGGTGATTTATTTTACCTCCAGGATGGCGAATAATACTGAAATTGTTGCTATTATTAGTAGTGGGGCCAGTTTTCACAGGTTTTCCAAACCTTATCTGGTAACTTCCATTTTTATTGGATTGATTGCCCTTGTGGTATACCATATGGTTCTTCCATGGGCCAATATCAAGAAAAATGAACTGGAAGCGTATACCTATAATGCGGCCAATAAAGAAAAGATTTTAGGAACTGCTCCAGCTTCCTCACAGCTGAGCAAAACGGAATATATTTTTGTTGATTCCTGGAACAAAAGAGAAAAAAGAGGTTCTAGTTTTGTCTATCAGAAATATGATAAAGACAGAAAAATGACTTACGAGCTTAAAGCAAGCGAAGTGTATTGGGATAAAGCCAAAAAGCAGTTTGTTTTAAATAATTATCTGGAAAAAACAATCAATAAAGACAATACCGAAAAACTCGGCAACGGGATAGAATTAAGGAAAAACTACGGTCACTCACCGGAAGAGCTTTTCCCTAACGAGCTTTTGGGACAAAATAAAACCACTCCGGAACTTTTAAAGTTTATTGAAAGAGAAAAGGCAAGAGGAAACAGTAACCTGAATTCTTATCTGAATGAGCTTCATCAAAGAACATCAATGCCTGTTTCTATTATTATTCTGACATTCCTGGCACTTTCCCTGTCTTCACAAAAGAAAAGAGGAGGATTGGGGATTAACCTGGCAATAGGGATCTCATTGGCCTTTATTTTTGTGTTTTCATTTGAAGCCCTGAAAGTGGTTTCTGAAAATAAAAGTTTGTCTCCAGCTGTAGCAATGTGGCTGCCTAATATGGTGTTTTTGCCGCTTACCCTTTATCTGTATATCAAAAGAGCCAATCAGTAA
- a CDS encoding DUF4271 domain-containing protein has protein sequence MPSSQHFINHVRIPENNDWVIFILVGCIFLYVFMMNVIERDASLKDFLLQKYFDASNNLPSWIITSCVTTLTLSVLISQYIPIVPKYIADLQLFGYQLNKFGYTLLAVLFFYLIKSTLGFLFYQSIGDGKKWTIFYFTSTKFYFILTFLLIILCVAHYYFPIDRNKIFLYYLCFFSFVFIFKVFFYLFHKNKILPEKWYYKFLYICTLQIAPLLLLWKLLFF, from the coding sequence TTGCCATCATCACAACACTTCATCAATCATGTAAGAATACCTGAGAATAACGACTGGGTAATCTTTATCCTCGTGGGCTGTATATTTTTATATGTTTTTATGATGAACGTCATAGAAAGGGATGCCAGTCTCAAAGATTTTCTGCTTCAAAAGTATTTTGATGCAAGCAACAACCTTCCCAGCTGGATTATCACTTCATGTGTGACGACGCTCACCTTATCTGTTTTGATCTCACAGTATATTCCTATTGTACCGAAATATATTGCCGATCTTCAGCTTTTTGGGTATCAGCTTAATAAATTCGGGTATACTTTGCTGGCGGTGCTGTTTTTTTATTTAATAAAATCAACATTAGGTTTTTTATTTTATCAAAGTATAGGAGACGGAAAAAAATGGACTATTTTTTATTTTACCTCCACAAAATTTTATTTCATTCTTACATTTTTGCTAATAATTCTTTGTGTAGCCCATTATTACTTCCCTATAGACAGAAATAAAATATTTTTGTATTATTTGTGTTTCTTTTCTTTTGTATTCATTTTCAAAGTTTTTTTCTACTTATTTCACAAGAACAAGATTCTTCCTGAAAAATGGTATTATAAATTTTTGTATATTTGCACCCTCCAAATCGCACCATTATTATTGCTTTGGAAGTTGTTATTTTTTTAA
- a CDS encoding S9 family peptidase has translation MKAPQAKKIEKILETHGDRRTDNYFWLNERENPEVIKYIEEENAYEEFIMKDTEVLQEELFEEMKARYKKDDESLPYFFNEYWYIVRYEEGKEYPIFCRKHKSLDNEEEIVLDVNVLAEGKEFFEVGSVAVSPGNELASFSSDDVGRRIYTLNFKNLKTGEILPDSIPNTTGKAVWANDNQHVFYIRKDKSLRAFQVYRHQLGTDSADDVLIFHEEDDTFDVNVFKTKSLQYIFIASSSTISDEHRFIPSDNVFAEWITIQPRIDDLEYSVEHYEDEFYIITNADDAINFKIVKAKIDNCSMENWVDVIPHRAEVLLEGFEIFKDYLVLEERERGLLQIKIIDEKTQESYYLPFSDPTYTAYIGINLEFDTEILRYGYTSLTQPSSTYEYNMKDKTTKLLKQQEVLGGKFFPENYISERIWADSRDGEVKVPISLVYHKDTKKSADTPLLLYGYGSYGHTVDASFSNVRLSILDRGFIYAIAHIRGGEYLGREWYEDGKMLFKKNTFFDFIDAGKHLIKENYTSSRHMYAMGGSAGGLLVGAVVNYEPQLFNGIVAQVPFVDVVSTMLDDTIPLTTGEYDEWGNPNDEEYYHYMKDYSPYDNVEAKDYPHMLITTGFHDSQVQYWEPAKWTAKLRELKTNDNILVFKTDMSSGHGGASGRFESLKEDALEYAFLLKINEK, from the coding sequence ATGAAAGCTCCACAGGCAAAAAAAATAGAAAAAATATTAGAAACCCACGGCGATAGAAGGACCGATAATTACTTTTGGCTGAATGAAAGGGAAAACCCTGAAGTCATCAAATATATTGAAGAGGAAAATGCCTACGAAGAATTCATCATGAAAGATACGGAAGTTCTTCAGGAAGAGCTTTTTGAAGAGATGAAAGCCCGTTATAAAAAGGATGACGAATCTCTACCCTATTTCTTTAATGAATACTGGTATATTGTACGTTATGAAGAAGGCAAGGAATATCCTATTTTCTGCAGAAAGCATAAAAGTCTTGACAACGAGGAGGAAATTGTACTTGACGTGAACGTTCTGGCAGAAGGCAAAGAATTTTTTGAAGTAGGAAGTGTAGCCGTGAGCCCCGGTAATGAACTGGCTTCTTTTTCTTCAGATGATGTAGGAAGAAGAATTTATACGCTTAATTTTAAAAATTTAAAAACCGGGGAAATTCTGCCGGATTCTATTCCAAATACAACAGGAAAAGCAGTTTGGGCGAATGATAATCAACATGTTTTCTATATTAGAAAAGATAAGAGCCTCCGTGCTTTCCAGGTATACAGACATCAGTTAGGAACTGATTCTGCTGATGATGTTCTGATCTTCCACGAAGAAGATGACACTTTTGATGTCAATGTATTTAAAACAAAATCTTTACAGTATATTTTCATAGCTAGTTCAAGTACTATCTCTGATGAGCACCGCTTTATTCCCTCTGACAACGTATTTGCAGAATGGATAACAATACAGCCCAGAATAGATGATCTCGAATATTCTGTAGAGCATTATGAAGATGAATTCTATATTATCACTAATGCTGATGATGCAATTAACTTCAAAATTGTAAAAGCAAAGATTGACAACTGCAGTATGGAAAACTGGGTGGATGTTATTCCACACCGTGCGGAAGTTTTACTGGAAGGTTTTGAAATTTTCAAAGATTATCTGGTACTTGAGGAAAGAGAGAGAGGTTTGCTTCAGATCAAAATTATTGATGAGAAGACCCAAGAGTCTTATTATTTACCTTTTTCTGACCCAACATATACAGCCTATATTGGGATTAACCTTGAATTTGACACTGAAATTCTTCGTTATGGCTATACATCTCTTACACAGCCAAGCTCCACTTACGAGTACAATATGAAGGACAAAACCACCAAGCTCCTGAAACAACAGGAAGTATTGGGTGGGAAATTTTTCCCTGAAAATTATATTTCAGAAAGAATATGGGCAGACTCCAGAGATGGGGAAGTAAAAGTTCCAATTTCTTTAGTATACCACAAAGACACCAAAAAATCCGCTGACACTCCACTTCTTCTGTATGGATATGGAAGTTATGGGCACACCGTTGATGCCAGCTTTTCAAATGTAAGATTGTCTATTCTAGACAGAGGTTTCATTTATGCTATTGCCCACATCCGTGGCGGAGAATACCTGGGAAGAGAATGGTATGAAGATGGAAAAATGTTATTCAAGAAAAATACTTTTTTCGATTTTATTGATGCAGGAAAACATTTAATCAAAGAAAATTATACATCATCGAGACATATGTATGCGATGGGAGGAAGTGCCGGAGGTTTGTTGGTAGGCGCTGTGGTCAATTATGAACCTCAGTTATTCAACGGAATTGTAGCACAGGTCCCTTTCGTAGATGTTGTTTCCACAATGCTGGATGACACGATTCCTTTGACTACCGGGGAATATGATGAATGGGGAAATCCAAATGACGAGGAGTATTATCATTATATGAAAGACTATTCTCCTTATGACAATGTAGAAGCTAAAGATTATCCTCATATGCTGATCACTACAGGATTCCATGATTCTCAGGTACAGTATTGGGAGCCTGCAAAATGGACTGCAAAACTGAGAGAACTCAAAACAAACGATAACATCTTAGTTTTTAAAACTGACATGAGCTCCGGACATGGAGGCGCCAGCGGAAGGTTTGAATCATTGAAAGAAGATGCTTTAGAGTATGCTTTTCTTTTGAAAATAAATGAAAAATAG
- the tgt gene encoding tRNA guanosine(34) transglycosylase Tgt, with amino-acid sequence MKFFNIEKTSEGKARAGEITTDHGKIQTPIFMPVGTVASVKTVHQRELKEDIKAQIILGNTYHLYLRPGMETMQDAGGLHKFMNWDLPILTDSGGFQVFSLASNRKMTEEGARFKSHIDGSYHMFSPERSMEIQRQIGADIFMAFDECTPYPCNYNQAKSSMELTHRWLKRCIEWTNDNPELYGYKQRLFPIVQGSTYSDLRKISAEVISEAGAEGNAIGGLSVGEPEEEMYRITDEVTDILPKEKPRYLMGVGTPWNILESIGLGIDMMDCVMPTRNARNAMLFTWQGVMNLKNEKWKRDFSPLDEFGTSFVDREYSKAYLRHLFVSKEYLAKQIASIHNLAFYLDLVKVAREHIIAGDFYEWKNSVVPVLRQRL; translated from the coding sequence ATGAAATTTTTTAATATAGAAAAAACCTCTGAAGGAAAAGCAAGAGCAGGGGAAATTACCACAGATCACGGGAAGATTCAAACTCCCATTTTTATGCCTGTGGGAACTGTTGCAAGTGTGAAAACAGTTCATCAGAGAGAATTAAAAGAAGACATTAAGGCTCAGATTATTCTGGGAAATACTTACCACCTTTATCTTCGTCCGGGAATGGAGACGATGCAGGATGCAGGTGGTTTACATAAATTCATGAACTGGGATCTTCCTATCCTTACTGATTCAGGAGGCTTTCAGGTATTTTCACTGGCTAGTAACAGAAAAATGACCGAAGAAGGTGCGAGATTCAAATCTCACATCGACGGAAGTTACCACATGTTCTCTCCGGAAAGATCAATGGAGATTCAAAGACAGATCGGAGCCGATATTTTCATGGCTTTTGACGAATGTACTCCTTATCCTTGCAATTATAACCAGGCAAAATCATCTATGGAGCTTACCCATCGCTGGCTGAAAAGATGTATTGAATGGACTAATGATAATCCTGAATTATACGGATACAAACAAAGACTTTTCCCTATTGTTCAGGGATCTACCTATTCCGACCTTAGAAAAATCTCTGCAGAAGTAATTTCTGAAGCAGGAGCCGAAGGAAATGCCATTGGAGGACTTTCTGTAGGAGAGCCTGAAGAAGAAATGTACAGAATCACTGATGAAGTGACAGACATTCTTCCAAAAGAAAAACCAAGATATCTGATGGGAGTAGGAACTCCATGGAATATCCTTGAATCTATCGGACTGGGAATTGATATGATGGATTGTGTAATGCCAACAAGAAATGCAAGAAATGCAATGCTTTTCACATGGCAGGGCGTGATGAACCTGAAAAATGAAAAATGGAAGCGTGATTTTTCGCCTTTAGACGAATTTGGGACCAGTTTTGTAGATCGTGAATATTCAAAAGCGTATCTTCGCCACCTGTTTGTATCTAAAGAATATCTGGCAAAACAGATTGCTTCGATTCATAATCTTGCCTTCTATCTTGATTTAGTAAAAGTAGCCAGAGAACATATTATTGCAGGAGATTTCTACGAATGGAAAAACTCCGTAGTACCGGTTCTTAGACAAAGACTGTAA
- a CDS encoding LUD domain-containing protein produces MNLFKRIVSKLTNQPEEEDKQSLEKLGDSLKNADLDYKFAQLFTHSGGFFNYCADEAEALQTLNQIIKIEGIHNLFCWDKELQNFLNVVRSAYTSELQPSNDAAFITCEYLIAYDGRIMLSHNNILHYHSSRLPDRIIIIANVSQIVNNLNDAMGKIKRNGNIKNLTSISGSQSKMDSSSNSNTKLFLLLLED; encoded by the coding sequence TTGAATTTATTCAAGAGGATTGTAAGCAAACTTACCAACCAGCCTGAAGAAGAGGACAAACAGAGCCTGGAGAAACTTGGGGATTCGCTGAAAAATGCGGATCTTGACTATAAGTTTGCGCAATTATTTACGCATTCGGGGGGATTTTTTAATTATTGTGCAGATGAAGCGGAGGCTCTACAAACTTTAAATCAAATTATCAAAATAGAAGGTATCCACAACCTTTTCTGTTGGGATAAAGAACTTCAGAACTTTTTGAACGTTGTGAGGTCTGCCTATACTTCAGAACTGCAGCCGTCTAATGATGCTGCATTCATCACATGTGAATACCTGATCGCCTATGATGGCAGGATCATGCTTTCGCATAATAATATTCTTCATTATCATTCTTCAAGACTTCCCGATAGAATTATCATCATTGCCAATGTTTCTCAGATTGTAAACAACCTGAATGATGCTATGGGGAAAATAAAAAGAAACGGAAATATCAAGAACCTTACTTCCATCAGCGGAAGCCAGTCTAAAATGGACAGTTCTTCCAATTCCAATACAAAGCTGTTTTTATTGCTGCTTGAAGATTAA